A window of Rhodothermales bacterium contains these coding sequences:
- a CDS encoding DUF2442 domain-containing protein, translating into MYLSVKSVVAGEDYILTVEFDNGKRGMLDMKPFLDFGVFQKLKDRAEFERVRVAFDTIEWESGADLDPEFVYARCRV; encoded by the coding sequence ATGTACCTCTCGGTCAAGAGCGTCGTTGCCGGCGAAGATTATATCCTCACCGTTGAATTCGACAACGGCAAACGTGGGATGTTGGATATGAAGCCCTTCCTGGATTTTGGCGTCTTTCAGAAGCTCAAAGATCGCGCGGAATTCGAGCGCGTTCGTGTTGCATTTGACACCATCGAATGGGAGTCAGGGGCGGATCTCGATCCTGAATTCGTGTATGCCAGGTGTCGCGTTTAA
- a CDS encoding DUF433 domain-containing protein — MARFDRITFDPAVMGGKPCIRGQRVTVGTVLGLLAAGRTGDEILKAYPYLEAEDIDQCLAYAAWRMEEREVPLAAA; from the coding sequence ATGGCACGATTTGACCGAATTACCTTTGATCCCGCCGTGATGGGAGGCAAACCCTGCATCCGTGGTCAGCGCGTGACCGTCGGCACGGTGCTGGGTCTACTTGCAGCAGGACGCACCGGAGACGAAATCCTAAAAGCGTATCCCTATCTTGAAGCCGAGGATATCGATCAGTGCCTGGCCTATGCGGCGTGGCGTATGGAGGAACGCGAAGTACCGCTGGCGGCCGCATGA
- a CDS encoding pitrilysin family protein: MKLILTVLALLLAPSAFAQVDRSAPPLPGPPPLLDAPEFERFVLSNGLEVVLMEKHQVPLVQLTLLVRTGSVDDPAGKSGLASLTLDMMDEGAGGRDALALADAIDFLGASLSTGAGLHTASVDLFTPLSKLAEALPLMADVALRPDFSGEELERLRVDRLTDLVQAHDEPNAIAAALYNRTLFGADHPYGIRAAGTEASLRGFTAADLQQFHRTYFHTANASLVVVGDVTRASIEPALTTAFGSWPAGENPKAAVTPPRQVKGRTIYLVDKPGAAQSVIRIGRIGAARDTEDYYAMTVLNTILGGSFSSRLNQNLREDKGYSYGAGSSFGFRPVPGPFLATASVQTDVTGPALAEFMKELRTIRNPIPADELDRAKNYEALQYPQAFQTVGDVAGQIEDLLANTLPEDHFDTYQRRILAVTAADVQRAARKYIDPDNLAIVVVGDRSVIEEQIKDMKLGKIEYLSVEDVLGPVPAVE, encoded by the coding sequence ATGAAACTCATCCTCACCGTCCTGGCGCTCCTCCTCGCCCCGTCCGCCTTTGCGCAGGTCGACCGTTCGGCGCCGCCGCTTCCCGGCCCGCCGCCGCTACTCGATGCACCCGAATTCGAGCGGTTTGTGTTGTCCAACGGCCTGGAGGTCGTTCTGATGGAGAAGCACCAGGTGCCCCTTGTGCAGCTCACCCTGCTCGTCCGCACCGGCTCGGTGGATGACCCCGCCGGCAAGTCCGGCCTCGCCAGCCTCACGCTCGACATGATGGATGAAGGCGCCGGCGGCCGCGACGCGCTCGCGCTGGCGGACGCCATCGACTTCCTCGGGGCTTCGCTATCCACGGGCGCCGGCCTGCACACGGCCTCGGTGGATCTCTTTACCCCCCTATCCAAGCTGGCGGAGGCCCTGCCGCTCATGGCCGACGTGGCGCTCCGTCCCGACTTCTCCGGCGAGGAACTCGAGCGCTTGCGCGTGGACCGCCTCACCGACCTTGTCCAGGCCCACGACGAACCCAACGCCATCGCCGCGGCGCTTTACAACCGCACGCTCTTTGGCGCAGACCATCCGTACGGCATCCGCGCCGCCGGCACCGAGGCCAGTCTGCGCGGCTTCACGGCGGCCGACCTCCAGCAGTTCCACCGCACCTACTTCCACACGGCCAATGCGTCGTTGGTCGTCGTCGGCGACGTGACGCGGGCCAGCATCGAGCCGGCGTTGACCACGGCGTTTGGGAGCTGGCCGGCCGGCGAGAACCCTAAGGCAGCCGTCACCCCGCCCCGGCAGGTGAAGGGACGGACCATCTATCTGGTGGATAAACCCGGCGCCGCGCAGTCGGTCATCCGCATCGGCCGTATCGGCGCCGCGCGCGATACCGAGGATTATTACGCGATGACCGTGCTCAACACCATCCTCGGCGGCTCGTTTTCTTCCCGCCTGAACCAGAATCTCCGCGAGGACAAAGGGTACTCGTACGGCGCCGGCTCCAGCTTCGGCTTCCGCCCCGTGCCCGGGCCTTTCCTCGCGACGGCTTCGGTACAAACGGACGTCACCGGGCCGGCGCTGGCCGAGTTCATGAAGGAGCTCCGTACCATCCGCAACCCGATCCCGGCCGACGAGCTGGACCGGGCCAAAAACTACGAAGCCCTCCAGTATCCCCAGGCGTTCCAGACGGTGGGCGACGTAGCCGGCCAGATCGAAGACCTGCTGGCGAACACCCTGCCCGAGGACCACTTCGACACCTACCAGCGCCGCATCCTCGCCGTCACCGCGGCCGACGTGCAACGCGCCGCCCGGAAATACATCGACCCGGACAATCTCGCGATCGTCGTCGTTGGCGACCGGTCGGTGATAGAGGAGCAGATCAAAGACATGAAGCTCGGGAAGATCGAGTACCTGTCGGTGGAAGACGTGCTGGGGCCGGTGCCGGCGGTGGAGTAG
- a CDS encoding DUF5615 family PIN-like protein — MSIQLVIDMNLSPDWVDLLSKHAWRCTHWSTNGDPRATDSEIMGWARKNDHVVFTHDLDFGTMLAVTHASGPSVIQVRGQNVLPDHMGSIVLAALKQHERDLAAGALVVVDESKSRVRVLPL; from the coding sequence ATGAGTATCCAGCTGGTGATCGACATGAACCTTTCGCCTGACTGGGTCGATCTGCTCTCGAAACACGCATGGCGTTGCACCCACTGGTCGACGAATGGTGATCCCCGCGCTACTGACAGCGAGATCATGGGCTGGGCTCGGAAGAACGATCACGTAGTGTTTACTCACGACCTTGACTTCGGAACCATGTTGGCCGTGACCCATGCATCCGGCCCCAGTGTTATTCAGGTACGTGGTCAGAATGTGTTGCCCGATCACATGGGTTCGATTGTCCTGGCGGCGCTGAAACAACACGAAAGAGATCTGGCGGCAGGCGCCCTCGTCGTGGTGGATGAATCGAAATCGCGGGTCAGGGTGCTGCCACTTTGA